The window tgaatgaaatgaattcaattcatttttaaaggttCACAGTTCTTCTAATGAGCTGTGTAATTATGCATAACAGTGTtatgttgttgtattttgtatcAGTTTGGGATGACAGCTGGACCCTTTatccaaaatgtttttaaggAGAATATGACAGATTATTCAGGCTGAAGATATAATTATAAATTTCTTCTCAAGTACTGCAGGTATTTCAGTAGAATTAGAATGTTTTACAAACATCTTTGAGTGTTTTACTTTATTACCTGTATGTTTATTtgaatctgaaaaacaaaatgtgaataacCAATTTAGGAAAATGTTGAATTCATGCAAGTTGAAGAAAGCTGCTAATCAACTCTCAGGATATATTTCACCTAACTTTATTTAGTTGTCTCGGTAACTTGTAAACTTAGTTTGAGACTTGCCCTTAGGTCAGCTGTCTGTGAAAGAAAGTCAGTTAACAAATTGATATTCTCCATATAACAGATatatctttaaaatgttttttttcttgtaatctATTGCTTATGACACAAATGCACATTTGTGAGTGATGGTTTGATTTCAGACTTTTTTGTAACTCCTCACAAATGAGTTACTATAGTGTAAAGTGTTACTCAGCTTTACAAAGGGACAGCCAAGTAGACGTACAATGTTCAGTATGTGATCATTTACAACCAATAACAATGACTTGTTATTTATATTAAACAATTTCATGGacctgttgttgttattatgcagTTTTCTGGCTGTCCTATCTTTGGTTTTGCAATCACTTAATCTCACTCATTCTACATAAATGATTTTAATCATTGAAGTACAATGTGAGCAAGACTGTCAAGAAAAATATGAGTTCCATGAAAATATCTTTAACAGTTTTCCGATGTTTTAATGTCACTTCTGTTTAGTACTGTGCCACCtgtacagaaaatgttttggatTATGTCTTTCATTTAATAACATGCACGTTTTCATTAAAGCCTTTGTTTCTGTTCCAGGCAGAGAAACAGTATCCCTACAACAACCTGTACTTGGAGAAAGGAGGAAATCCTGAAAAAGAACCTGAGGAAGTCAAACATTATGAAATTTAAAGACTTCAGTCTGTTCtacttgtgtatatatatttctgtcaaGAATAAAAACTTATGTTAACAGTTAcctctgtgttgctgttttgtgtgttgaATGAAAGTCAACCTGCCACAggaacaacagtcaggtgtccatatgatcactgaaagaggttttcctacTGTAATAacttaatcattcctcctgttcattcataatggctattaaaagatccccttcaaatgtgctatCACTGactacgtttacatgcacaaaatattccgGTTTTTGTCCTTATTCCGAAAAAGGCAAGATTCATACTAAactgtttacatggctaatgaaaatgaatattcctcTAATATTCCCGTTTACATGCAGGAGGTTTTCAGGGTTTCTGCTCCAGTAGGAACcggaatcacaagatctccgcaggcagtgaagtaaaccagcgagatgaaaaatataagtgagctgctgcctgatatttataagtgatattgatatgactgatatgactttatagttacaggcacatccagtaCTTAGGGTGTCCCGTGATGTTTACCACACCGCTGAGCGTGTTTGGTGCATCACACCGAGTCGTCACCGTTAGTCAGGATGATAACCAATCCCCTCCTTCCCCGTCGTGGAGAAAACCCGTCCTGAACAGCtttccactctcctctcattcctctcctctgtctgccttcccgCTCTAGCATGTGTCGTTTTGCATGTGCAGGGGTAAACAGGAAAGAGGGCCGTGTTTCGCAAACTGCGGTAAAAACCCCAATTGAGGCGCATACATGATTATGAATGCGCTGTATACATGACCAAACAATGCTCCTAAAAGCACAATAATATCCCACATGTCTTAATTAGTAAATGCTACATTCGCAATAAAGCCTATTTCGGAATATCCAAACGGAATATGTTGTTTACATGACAAGTATCAAAATTctgaatattgtcatattcggaataatagtggaatattagtgtgcatgtaagcGTAcccaatgtaagtgatggaagccaaaatccacagtgtccacagtcagtttgtaaaaaaaaacaaaaacatttaaaagtttatctgaagcttatatgaggcttcagcagtctgagttagtcacatcaagtggatatttaCAGATAAAAAGTGtctcctcggacagtgttttcttgttgagctgctgtggaagtatagtaacaaaacaCCAAAGGCTTGAATCGAGGGTTACTGGACTTGATACTTGTTGTTGATATTTGCAGATACTCTTCAAGgaagaagccccttggatgagaggtGAGACGTCctcaagtatctacaaccaagtccagcTGCCCTCAGTTCAGCGCTCTTAAGTAACCATGATCTTGAttactgagaatcttcacagacataacaaaaagagggactttggcactaaaaagactgtaatgttgacaAATATCTACTCGATTTGACTCaattggacggctgaagcttcatattagcttcaaataaactttttagtacatttttgcacagaaggaggcttgtggatttttggccccatcacttgcattgtaagtgcattatgaatgGATCTTCTAGGAGGAATAATTGAAAGCAAGAAAAACTATATTAATGTTCgtttgggcatctgactgttggTTTGAGACAGACTTGTAAAAAATTAATTGGGTTTACTGTGTCATCGGGGTTATCTCAGGCCACGATCGAACGAGAAATGTCCGTGCCGGCTACCGTAGCGTAGTGACAACACGGCAAAGCACTTTGGTCGGAATCCACCGAATGCTAAGCTGTTAGCTTGGCTGATGATaagcagctaacacacaagcaGTCCGGGTTGTGAATGCGGGCAGTCGGGTGGTGATATAGACAGTTGACGTGAGTTGTTTTCTAAACCATATTCATCTTTTTTGCTGGGTTTAAACGTATCTGATACATAATGCTTCTCTTTTCTGTTGAAATAGGTTACAAGGGTGGTGGCTGTTCGCTTGCTTGTTAGCTGGCAGAAACATAGGATGTGATTAAGTACTGGGATTAAACGGCCAGGCACTGATGGCAAGATAAAACTAACTGATATCGATAGCTCATATGAGTATAAAAGTATCAGTTCCCTTCAAACTGTGGGGgtaataaaactaaaaatggcTGCAACCAGATTTTCGGTGTGAGTTACAACGTTAAAGCTAGCGATAATGTTTGCGAAATGCTAAACTGTTAGCTACACTTTAGTTAACCCAGGctaatgattaattattttacaaGTGGCTACGGTTCAATGTAGATAATGTCACCGGTGCGTAGGTTTAATTCACTAAGATGTCGTCATCATACAGTTAATGCTGGCATAGTAAATATATTGTAACACGGGTGGAAGCTTTAGGGGTGAACGGTTTGGTAAGTTAACGTTAGCCAGCAATTTCAGGAAATAGTCTGAGGCAGTCTGTCAGTATGGGTGGCACCCGGTTTCAAGGTAGAAACTATGAATGTTTGAGATGTAAGTGAAGGTTTGTGTGTCACAAACAACAGTGATTGTAAGAAGTAAACCAGTGTGTCATTATTGAAATTCCTTTGTCCAGGATTTGAAACTTGTACACACCTGTAGAGGAAGATGAGGCTGAAGGAGATCCAGAGGACTGCCCACCAGGCGTGGAGTCCTGCCGGGCACCATCCTATCTACCTGGCCTTAGGTAGATATAATAAACCACTCTTCACTATCTCCCTTAAACCAAATGACTGTTTACAAATCACATCTTCCTCTATGTATATATGCTTTTAGTTGCATTGGTTGAGTGATTTAACTTGTTCTGATTCCAGTGATGGAAGAAACGCACAGATCCTTTATGTAAAGACCCCCTCCAGATGtttattaagacatataaactGCTTGgcacaataatgtgtgtctgataagtttttttccacaaaaaatcaAAGTTAACTGATAGAcgcaagatgtctcctacttcactgtagttcattctcagtgtatgtgcacttcAAGTttacacatcacacttgtgtaggttgaatattggaccagaattGGCTTGAAACTAAATGGGATTTTCAATGaccacagagaaactttccactttcagcagatgaatgtgactGTTTTCACTTCCAGTCAAACTCTACACATGCATCATTCTCCAGTGCAGCTCAAACATGctactgtaggaacaagaagaaaaacatatttttaagtggagggggactttaaataaaagtatcaatatgacaatgtagaaatactccataccaagtaaaagtcctgcatttaaaatcttatACTAAAGTATAAGTATAGAGGTATTACTTCAAGTACTAAAATAAAAGTACTAATTTTACTCAAAAATCAGGCTGTGTATAGCATGTATTTTATAATGTATCTTatatgttaaatacattttgcaaatTACATTATAAATACTGATGAGTCAATGCATAAGTAGTATTTTTTTGTAGCTGCTTGGGGTGGAGATAGTTTGAACTGCTTTgtaagggtcacaagataaatctgaggggtgttGAGATGATAGATTGTGtagcaaagaagaaaaaaaacatgtagttTTACATAAATTTGGATTTATTGTTCAgaatttttctttaatctttgcatttttgtgaaatattgggaGAGTGTTACCTCTATAGgcctcaaacagttatttatttgaatccATGAGGGGAAATGTCTCACAGCTCATagatctgaaacatgacaaggagACAGAAATGCACACTGATATTTTGTAAGGGGCCGCTACCAAACAGTTTgtgaaccactggtttaatctttaataatgCAGTGTCGTTTATAATtgtgttattatgttattttatgtaaaatattcatctgaaaagtaactaaagcagtcaaataaatgtagtggagtacaaagtacaatatttccctctgaaatgtagcagagtggaagtataaagtagcataaagtgaagatactcaagtaaagtaaaagtaccttaaaattgtacttacatacagtacttgaataaaagtacttagttacattccaccattGTCTGATTCTTCTTATCATTGAATAGGCACATCAGCACAACAGCTGGATGCCTCTTTCAACACCACAGCAGCCCTGGAGATATTTGAGGTGGATTTTTCTGATCCCTCTCTGGACATGCAGCTTAAAGGGTCACTACCCACCTCAAACAGGTAAACTATATGAGATGATGCAATTGCAAGATACATTTTGTTGGCAGGATTGTAAGTCATTATTGTTTTACCAGTGTCTGTATTGGCTACTGTTAGGATGTGAGTGCTTTGATATTTTGCTTAGCTTAGATATTTAGCTCACTACCCACCTCAAACAGGTAAACTATATGAGATGATGCAATTGCAAGATACATTTTGTTGGCAGGATTGTAAGTCATTATTGTTTTACCAGTGTCTGTATTGGCTACTGTTAGGATGTGAGTGCTTTGATATTTTGCTTAGCTTTTCGATTTAACAAGCTCAGTTTTACAGTCAGTTAAAGCTGTTGTGCTGTTGATTTGTATTGTGTTATACTGTATCCGATATTTAGTCTAACCTTGTTGATTTTTATGGGATATTAGAAAGAACTGTCAGAATAAATCAGTGCTTTTCAGTCAATCAGTTTTTCACAACTACAGCTTCCAAAATGAGCATAAAGAATCAACAACACCTcacaaaacagtttaaaaaaaaagaatattataatattcataatgGTAGGTGTTATTGCAGGGTTATATCTACATGTTACAAGCTTTATTTAAGGTTTGTACGTATATTGAACATATTTTTCTACAAGGTAGCAAGTAAAATTTTACctcaaatatatattattatgttgtttatgCACATCAAGATCCAAGGAGAAATCTCCAGCATTTGGGAGAAGCATATAATATGTTTGCTTTTACGCACCATTTGTATGAAATTATGGCCGATTTTGAAATGTAAAGGGCCTTTTTGCACtctaaattaattttgaattcTTTTACATTACCTGTTTTTGGCCTGCACCCCTTTGATTTCCACTGTTTTCAATAAATAATGATTGATGTTAGTGTAAAAGGCAAAGAGTTAGAGAGATGAAGCATATAGCTTTTGTATCAGTATTCAATCCATAGCTAGAAAGGATGCAGTGAACTCCAGGTTGGATCGTCACTATGCCATATGTGTCATATACTTAAAACTCACAATGCTTTTCCTCTTCCACAGGTTGCACAGTATTGTGTGGGTGAATTTTGGAATGGGAGCAGACGGTACAGGAGGGAGACTGGTTGGTGGCAGTGAAAATGGCACATTAACTGTATATAACCCAGAGGCCATAATGAACTCTGGAGCTGAGACAGTAGTGGGACAGTCTGACAAACATACAGGACCTGTCCGAGCGCTTGATTTCAACCCTTTTCAGGTAAATGTCTACAGTCAAATCTTTCCGTGTGATTAGAGACAGTTAATACAGAAACACATCCATTTGAATTATTTGTACTGTACTTAACATAATTCATCTTTCTCAATTTCTCTCAGAGTAATCTCCTCGCATCAGGAGCGAATGATTCAGAGATATATATCTGGGATCTAAACAACTTCAGCAGTCCAATGACACCAGGAGCAAAGGCACAGGTGGGTACATGATGCAATGATCACAGGGTTTATGAAGTTTCcgtatgtttgtttttagggCTGAGCTGACTTCTTGTTTTGATCTCGACCTATTTACTGTTTGagtcaaaaacataaaaaagaaaccaCAATCTTCAACAGGCAGCTTGTTTCTAAACCTTTGTAGTTTCATGTTAAGTTAGTTTCATGTTGAGTTAAGAATGAGCCACAAGGTATTTGTTTATGGTTTCCATTTGTTGTGCGGTGGCTGTAATTGCCTTTTAGGTTATGGAAATGATGCTGACTTGTTActtagacattttattttatgaaattgTAATGTTTGAAAGGAATTTAATGAATCctctttaatttaattgaataatttcataaaatcaatacaataTTTAATTATGACCATATAAGATGGCCTTTTTGATACATCTGTGTAACAACTACTGGATTTGGCACATGCAGTCTGACCTTGATCCAACTTCATTCTTAGTAGCTAGATCTGGATGGCAATTTTGAATCGGTGCCATCACTGTTTTTATGGCATAGGCCTGATGTATCATTATTTGAATATTAGGGATCTTTGTGTTTCAGACTCactgcttgattttttttttttttgtcagtaacAGCCTCTACCTCTCCTTTCAGCCTGCTGAAGACATCAGTGTCGTGTCCTGGAACCGACAGGTTCAGCACATCCTGGCCTCCGCCAACCCCAGCGGGAAAGCAGTTGTGTGGGACCTAAGAAAGAACGAGCCTATCATCAAGATCAGTGACCACAGCAACAGGGTTGGtggctttaaaacaaaacacagcaagtCCAAAGTTACCTTCTGTCAGTTAATTGCAAATTTGTCCTTCCTTGATCAATCAGTAATGTTAATCTCCTGTTGGGGGACGATCCCTTGGAATGGACGCTGCTGTCTGCTTTTACTAGACGCcgtctgtttttctgtgcacAAATCACACATGTTTTGGTTCAGGTGCAATCTCTCTTACAAAATGAAAGCAACATATACTTCTCTTTAGAAAATAAGCAAGAGACAatagtgagagagaaagagagagggttAAGCATACAAGCAAAACTAAACTGCAGCAACTGAAATAACTTTACTTGGCCTGTTTTTCATTATAGCTACTTACTAAACCACTTACTACCTCTATAAAAGTCTCACTACCTCATTAGAAAATGGTGAGAACCGATAGAGGAATGAGATAAATGAATAAGTTGATGTATAGAAAATCCCTTTTAATCATTGTAAGTCTCATCtgttctgtgtgttcagatgcaCTGTTCAGGGATGCTCTGGCACCCTGATGTGGCTACTCAGTTGGTGTTGGCCTCCGAAGATGACCGAATGCCAGTCCTCCAGATGTGGGACCTCCGTTTTGCCACATCACCCCTTAAAGTCCTTGAGAATCACACAAGGTAAGACTTAAGCAGTTTGTGTGTCGCACTATTCTCTGTATTTTGGTCATCTTGCAGAATATACAGCATGTGCcttctgttgttattttctaACAGGGGAATTCTGTCCATATCCTGGAGTCAGGCTGACTCTGAGCTCCTACTGAGTAGTGCTAAAGACAACCGGATCCTCTGCTGGAACCCAAACACTGGAGAGGTATATGAGATTAATTGCTGCTTCTCTGTCATCTCTGAATTACCTCACCTCCATTAATGTGGTTTGACGATAATACAGTTGATCCTTACAAGAGTGATTTTAATTTTAGGTCATCTATGAGCTTCCGACAACGAACCAGTGGTGCTTTGACGTCCAGTGGTGTCCCAGGAATCCAGCTCTGCTTTCAGCCGCCTCGTTTGATGGGAAAATCACTGTTTACTCTGTGATGGGAGGGAGCTTGAAGGCTCAGCAGCAAAGCACAGCTGATAAGGTAGCGGCTGTTCTGTCTTATGTGATGTATTCAATCCCAAAGGCTGTATGCTCAGCTGTATAGTTTGTCCACAAGGTGGTGCTTGTGTGAAGGGATTGACAGTGAACTACTTTTTGGACATGTACATTTAATTTGGAAAAGAGTTTAATTACTGTGTGGAATTTCGTCCAGAGAGTTGTGCTtgctttaacatttaacattttatttaacagatatCCTCCTCATTTGATTCAATGGATCCCTTTGGTACAGGGCAGGTGCTCCCTCCCCTGCAAGTTCCTCAGCCTACAGTGCAGGATACCATAGTTCCCCCTCTGAAGAAGCCACCTAAGTGGGTGCGCAGGCCAGTGGGGGCTTCCTTTGCTGTAAGTGCAAGGCTAAAAACGTTCTACAATCATCTTAATAGAAAGGGCTTTGCTAAAAATTTCCCAACTCTTTTCATTTATGGCTGAcctgttgttttcttgtgtttcagtTTGGTGGGAAACTAATAACCTTTGAGAATCCCAAGATGCCTCCAGTGCAGAGCCCCCAGCCCGTCCCCAGGCAGGTGTTTGTGAGCCAGGTCACCACGGAGACCGAGTTCCTACAGCGCTCCAGGGAGCTGCAGGTGGCGCTGCAGTCAGGTTCTTTCAACAATTACTGCCAGGCCAAGATTCAGAACGCCACATCAGACGCTGAGCAGGATATATGGAAGTTCCTTCTGGTGGGCCCTCATGTCCTCTTGATATGGAGAAACAACATTAAATCTGTCACCCAGTGTGTATTTTTAAGCTAATTCACTGTCTCTGTTTTACAGGTTAATTTTGAGGATGAAGCTCGCATTAAATTCCTCAGACTCTTGGGTTTCAGTAAAGATGAATTGGACAAAAAGGTATTCTTCCTCTGAGAAGCTGTTGTAATTATAGCTATTAGCAACATTTGTAAGCATGTATCGTACCTCTGAATCACATTCTGTGTCTTATCTGTgaaactgttgtgttttttcagatttcaaaATGCCTGGGGAAGAATTTTCAACCCAATGGACATGCAGTAGACGCTGAAGACTTGGCAAAAAAGATGCTTCAACTCTCCACTGAGGTCAGCTATTCTTCAGAAgcaaagtatttatttttaaatctttttggTCATTGGTTTTGCTGCTCCTGATTAATGTTAAATActctatttttttgtctttacagaGGTCTGATGAAGCAGCTTCAGTTGCTGATGCCAGAACATCAGGTTCAGTTTCTCCAGCCGACTTCTTCAGTCAGACACCAAAAGAAGTCTCCAATTTCCAGATCCCTGTATCATGtggtaaacacatttaatcatgtgattaaaaacacattagctCTATTTACATGTTTAACACCTTGACATTGTTTGTCATTATTGCAAATGTAACTGTATTGTGCGTTTCGGGGTTCATGGCTAATCACGTTGTTCTTTTGAAGATACCGATGGTTTGATTAGCCAGGCACTGCTAGTCGGTAACTTTGAGGGAGCTGTGGATCTGTGTCTTAACGACGGTCGCTACGCTGAAGCAATCCTGCTATCCAtcagtggaggagaggagctgcTCAAGAAGACTCAGCAAAAATACTTAAGCAAGCAAAAGAACAGCATTTCAATGGTGAGAAAGTTGATGTTACTACATTTCTTTGATTGATGTCTGGTTGGTACAGTCACAGGGGGGGAAATGTTGAAGCTGTATataactttatttcattattttgtccTCAACTCTAGCTTATATCATCAGTGGTGACCCAGAACTGGAGGGACATTGTGCAAAGCTGTGAGCTGGATAATTGGAAGGAGGCTCTCGCTGCTCTGCTGACTTACGCTCACCCTGAAGACTTCGCCCGTCTGTGTGGTAGGTTGCTCACAAGCGAAGCAGCACATCGATCATGCTGCGACTTGCCTCGCTTCCGGGAGAATTGCACCGTTTTTATCAGTACCTGTTTTACTTGCTGAATAACATTTCTGTCTGAGCTCATTTCTCATGTTAACCCTCCTgctgtttttcaacattttcaaatcTGTAAATCTTCTCGGTAGATACCCTGGGAGGCCGGTTGGAGCATGAGGGGACAGAGAAGCGCTGCCTTCAGGCCTGTCTGTGTTACATCTGTTCTGGGAACATCGAGAAGCTGGTGGAGTGCTGGGCCTTGCATAGAGACTGCTCCTCCCCTCTTGGTCTAGAggtataatcttttttttaatctgggCGTTGTTTTTTAACTACATTTGTACCTGTTGCACCAAGCACATGCATGTTAGCACAACagcaaaattaaaatatgtggCGCTTATGTgctcataaaaatgaaatgtactcAAAAATGATCAAGAAGCTCTTTGGAGTGcttatttgcaacatttttctGAATAGTAGAGTAGAATAATAACCTTGGAGAAATTGATCTGTTACTTTTTTAATTTGACGTGTTGTTCTGTcgtttccatttttatttttcaggatCTGGTTGAGAAAGTCATGATGCTACGTAAGTCAATTGAACGCCTCCGCAACAGCGAGGTGGCAGTCCAGAGCCCCATCCTGGCTGAGAAGCTAACTTGCTATGCCGGCATCCTGGCTGCAGAGGGCAGCCTGACCACTGCTATGACCTACCTGCCTGAGAACTCAGACCAagtaagaaacaaaaaacaacctcaTTTCCAACACCAGattcatagttttttttctttctggatTGTAATAAACACACTTGTTTGTGCTCCATTTTGTCTCCCCAGCCTGGGATCACGATGTTGAGGAACAGGCTGTTCCATGCTCAGGGAGAGGCTGCCGTTGGACAGCAGCCTCCAAACTCCAAGCCCACTCCTGCTGCTCAGCCTAATGCACCAAAAGCACAAATTATGGTATAAATTTATTAGCAACTGAAAGCATTAAAtcattcatatattttgttAGATTATCTTCCAGTTATGAATTCTTTTAAaccattttgtgattttgtttttattcctccCAACCTTAGGGTCAGCGCCAGCCTTCTGCTCCTTCTCAGGTGGTTGCACCTCCTCTGCCATCAATGTTCAACTCTCAAGGTGTTCCAGCCAACACTGGGCCCGGCCTGCCACCTTCTTCTCATGTACTGCCGCCCAGTGTGACCCGCCCTGCCATGAGGCCTTCCTACCCCCAACATCCTGCTCCTGCCCCAGGTTTGATGCTGACTATTTGTATTCTACTTTCGATTATGTCAGGCTGCTTTGATTTGACGTAGTGATATTTGTGTCCTTTTCCAGGTTTCCTTCCTCATCAACCATTCCAGCCTCAGCCCTTGTCTGTCGGCGGACCCTCAGCCTTCCCTCCTCCAGGTCCTGCTATGCCAGCGGCTAACTTATCTGGACCTATGCTACAGCCTTCGTCGACGATTACCGGAGGCATGCCCCCCATGCCCAGCCCCGGGGTTCCACCGACAAGCTTCATGCCGTCTACCTCTTTGCCATCAGTCCCCATGCCACCCAGCTCCCAGCCTGGAGCCCCAGTTCCCATGTACCCAGGGGGCCACCAGGTGCCTGCACCCTCCATGGCACCTGGTCCTTATGCTCCTCCCGGTTCAGGGTATCCACAGGGAGGCCCTGGAGCTCCTGCTGTGAAGCCCTTCAGTGCCCCTGCTGTCGCTCCTCCTCCTACAGGTAGATGCCATGTTGGTCACTTTATAGTCAAAAGAGCACAATTACATGAAATAATTTCTCGTCTACACAGCATGAGAGATGTTAGCAGGAATCTGTGTCTAATTATATTCATGAACGATGAATCGTATTCATCTGTCCCCCTCATTTGACTTGCAGGATACTTTCCCTGGCTGAGTTCCCAGTGTGAATATGAAGGTGACAGGGTTAGGGTTGCAATGGAATAAGAGTTCACTGAAACCTACACTGAGTAaccataaaaatagaaataccaGTACAGCTTAATACAATGCAATACAACATCCGTGCAATAAAATTCTACCTGAGTTTTTGTTGAAAGTATTACTTTAGTTGTAGTTTTTCAATCAGTTGTATTGGATTGTAATCCTGTGTACAGCGTTTCTATACTTTTCTGGTCACCTATTGTGTGTTCAGTGGTGTTTGCTTATGCTGCTTgaaacaaaatactgtattttttattttattttggatcATACATTGTCAGGCCCTTGCAGATAACATCCACAGTCATGAAAGTGTATTAAGATGTTTTACAACATTTGCAAATGATAGATACATGTTTGTGATCAAAAAGGTATGTATGAGGCGCTCATAAATGTTCAGCAGTgggctgttgttgctgttgagtGATATAAGAATGTTGCCTGAACACTTTTTGCCATATTTGCGGTTTTGTTTCTGCATTAACTGCCAGAATCTGTTGCATATCTGGCAAGTTCTTACTTAAAGCATTTTTGCCATGTTGACTAACCTTGGCTCAAAGAGATTGTCTCACATAGACAATCTTTCACCGCGTGAGTGTGACTAGGAGTAGTAGAAAATGCCATTAGTCATTCTAATTGTCACTCTTTGTCTTCTGATTTAGGATCTCAAGAAGGCTGGAATGACCCACCAGCAGTACGAGGTGGACCCAGGAAGAAGAAGGTAACCCTACCTAACCCTAATTATCAAAAACAGTCTCCAGCAAGAATCAGTTCCTGACTTCTTAATAATTTGCCACTTCAACCAATTCCCTTTTTAAAGGATGTTAAATTAGAATGAATACATTCAGCAAGTGTAAGCGATTCAGTCTTAATCAACTCTTGTGGGCACAGATTGAATTAAATCAAACTTAGAGCATGACAATGAGcagaaaatacttgtttttacatttctatcaCAAACTCTTGTAGGAacttttaacataaacattac is drawn from Thunnus thynnus chromosome 20, fThuThy2.1, whole genome shotgun sequence and contains these coding sequences:
- the sec31b gene encoding protein transport protein Sec31A isoform X2, with translation MGADGTGGRLVGGSENGTLTVYNPEAIMNSGAETVVGQSDKHTGPVRALDFNPFQSNLLASGANDSEIYIWDLNNFSSPMTPGAKAQPAEDISVVSWNRQVQHILASANPSGKAVVWDLRKNEPIIKISDHSNRMHCSGMLWHPDVATQLVLASEDDRMPVLQMWDLRFATSPLKVLENHTRGILSISWSQADSELLLSSAKDNRILCWNPNTGEVIYELPTTNQWCFDVQWCPRNPALLSAASFDGKITVYSVMGGSLKAQQQSTADKISSSFDSMDPFGTGQVLPPLQVPQPTVQDTIVPPLKKPPKWVRRPVGASFAFGGKLITFENPKMPPVQSPQPVPRQVFVSQVTTETEFLQRSRELQVALQSGSFNNYCQAKIQNATSDAEQDIWKFLLVNFEDEARIKFLRLLGFSKDELDKKISKCLGKNFQPNGHAVDAEDLAKKMLQLSTERSDEAASVADARTSGSVSPADFFSQTPKEVSNFQIPVSCDTDGLISQALLVGNFEGAVDLCLNDGRYAEAILLSISGGEELLKKTQQKYLSKQKNSISMLISSVVTQNWRDIVQSCELDNWKEALAALLTYAHPEDFARLCDTLGGRLEHEGTEKRCLQACLCYICSGNIEKLVECWALHRDCSSPLGLEDLVEKVMMLRKSIERLRNSEVAVQSPILAEKLTCYAGILAAEGSLTTAMTYLPENSDQPGITMLRNRLFHAQGEAAVGQQPPNSKPTPAAQPNAPKAQIMGQRQPSAPSQVVAPPLPSMFNSQGVPANTGPGLPPSSHVLPPSVTRPAMRPSYPQHPAPAPGFLPHQPFQPQPLSVGGPSAFPPPGPAMPAANLSGPMLQPSSTITGGMPPMPSPGVPPTSFMPSTSLPSVPMPPSSQPGAPVPMYPGGHQVPAPSMAPGPYAPPGSGYPQGGPGAPAVKPFSAPAVAPPPTGYFPWLSSQCEYEGSQEGWNDPPAVRGGPRKKKVPDNYTPPTPITVPVMGFAGEAPQTHEHAQVPPGAPQEPSVQLLQQLPAERVEQKEIPTEHMVLKSTFDSLVQRCQLAAGDPQTKRKLDDAAKRLGFLYDKLREQSLSHNILNGLHEIGRCVANQNYQRGLEVHTQVVSSSNFSEISAFMPILKVVMTIANKLGV
- the sec31b gene encoding protein transport protein Sec31A isoform X1 — protein: MRLKEIQRTAHQAWSPAGHHPIYLALGTSAQQLDASFNTTAALEIFEVDFSDPSLDMQLKGSLPTSNRLHSIVWVNFGMGADGTGGRLVGGSENGTLTVYNPEAIMNSGAETVVGQSDKHTGPVRALDFNPFQSNLLASGANDSEIYIWDLNNFSSPMTPGAKAQPAEDISVVSWNRQVQHILASANPSGKAVVWDLRKNEPIIKISDHSNRMHCSGMLWHPDVATQLVLASEDDRMPVLQMWDLRFATSPLKVLENHTRGILSISWSQADSELLLSSAKDNRILCWNPNTGEVIYELPTTNQWCFDVQWCPRNPALLSAASFDGKITVYSVMGGSLKAQQQSTADKISSSFDSMDPFGTGQVLPPLQVPQPTVQDTIVPPLKKPPKWVRRPVGASFAFGGKLITFENPKMPPVQSPQPVPRQVFVSQVTTETEFLQRSRELQVALQSGSFNNYCQAKIQNATSDAEQDIWKFLLVNFEDEARIKFLRLLGFSKDELDKKISKCLGKNFQPNGHAVDAEDLAKKMLQLSTERSDEAASVADARTSGSVSPADFFSQTPKEVSNFQIPVSCDTDGLISQALLVGNFEGAVDLCLNDGRYAEAILLSISGGEELLKKTQQKYLSKQKNSISMLISSVVTQNWRDIVQSCELDNWKEALAALLTYAHPEDFARLCDTLGGRLEHEGTEKRCLQACLCYICSGNIEKLVECWALHRDCSSPLGLEDLVEKVMMLRKSIERLRNSEVAVQSPILAEKLTCYAGILAAEGSLTTAMTYLPENSDQPGITMLRNRLFHAQGEAAVGQQPPNSKPTPAAQPNAPKAQIMGQRQPSAPSQVVAPPLPSMFNSQGVPANTGPGLPPSSHVLPPSVTRPAMRPSYPQHPAPAPGFLPHQPFQPQPLSVGGPSAFPPPGPAMPAANLSGPMLQPSSTITGGMPPMPSPGVPPTSFMPSTSLPSVPMPPSSQPGAPVPMYPGGHQVPAPSMAPGPYAPPGSGYPQGGPGAPAVKPFSAPAVAPPPTGYFPWLSSQCEYEGSQEGWNDPPAVRGGPRKKKVPDNYTPPTPITVPVMGFAGEAPQTHEHAQVPPGAPQEPSVQLLQQLPAERVEQKEIPTEHMVLKSTFDSLVQRCQLAAGDPQTKRKLDDAAKRLGFLYDKLREQSLSHNILNGLHEIGRCVANQNYQRGLEVHTQVVSSSNFSEISAFMPILKVVMTIANKLGV